Proteins encoded by one window of Dioscorea cayenensis subsp. rotundata cultivar TDr96_F1 chromosome 6, TDr96_F1_v2_PseudoChromosome.rev07_lg8_w22 25.fasta, whole genome shotgun sequence:
- the LOC120263849 gene encoding uncharacterized protein LOC120263849 codes for MGKNNNNPYHQISFFNPTYCLQPLTSKELPQKCSKESMSFSSGRHHLTLPSCEIGNNPSSPKVGCMGQIKKDKVSWPWTNPLTTRSSSNGSKKFLKLGRVFSSRNMISPRVSSEKMEHEPYPVNTLASVHDMDPPLPVVKYVMKEGNSGDSLWKRRRGDQNGLEGLQINSNGRCSMSVFTADSCGS; via the coding sequence ATGggcaagaacaacaacaatccCTACCACCAAATTAGCTTTTTCAATCCCACATACTGTTTACAACCTCTCACCTCCAAAGAACTCCCACAAAAATGCTCCAAAGAAAGCATGAGTTTCTCTTCCGGCCGCCATCATCTCACCCTTCCTTCATGTGAGATCGGTAATAACCCTTCTTCACCAAAAGTTGGCTGCATGGGCCAGATCAAGAAAGACAAGGTTTCTTGGCCATGGACAAATCCTTTAACAACAAGAAGCAGCAGTAATGGAAGCAAGAAGTTCTTGAAACTTGGTAGAGTGTTCTCGTCTCGAAACATGATAAGCCCAAGAGTGTCATCAGAGAAGATGGAGCATGAACCTTATCCGGTTAATACGTTGGCAAGTGTGCATGACATGGATCCACCATTGCCAGTGGTGAAGTATGTGATGAAGGAAGGAAACTCAGGTGATAGTCTTTGGAAAAGACGACGAGGAGATCAGAATGGACTCGAAGGTTTGCAGATCAACAGCAATGGCAGATGCAGCATGTCTGTGTTTACAGCAGATTCATGTGGGTCATGA